One window from the genome of Sesamum indicum cultivar Zhongzhi No. 13 linkage group LG15, S_indicum_v1.0, whole genome shotgun sequence encodes:
- the LOC105177884 gene encoding MLP-like protein 34 produces MDQLEKLETSTPISSSADKFFNFFRNDMNQLLNLVPGNFQSVELIRGEDGSVGAVKRWKYVLGEISLSVDLETVAIDDGARSITFKAVEGDVLMLYKAYEFTIAVNDGLVVWTIFYEKAFIAAPPPDAYAAFAIMVSKLVDLYLLTH; encoded by the exons ATGGATCAACTGGAAAAACTTGAAACCAGCACTCCAATAAGTTCCTCAGCTgataagtttttcaattttttcagaaatGATATGAATCAGCTTTTGAATTTAGTTCCTGGCAACTTCCAAAGTGTTGAGCTGATTCGTGGAGAGGATGGCTCTGTTGGTGCTGTCAAGCGCTGGAAATATGTCCTCG GAGAGATTTCACTAAGTGTGGACTTGGAGACAGTGGCGATAGATGACGGTGCAAGATCTATTACCTTCAAGGCAGTTGAAGGAGATGTTTTGATGCTATACAAGGCGTATGAGTTCACAATTGCGGTGAATGATGGGTTGGTGGTGTGGACCATCTTCTACGAGAAAGCCTTCATAGCTGCCCCTCCTCCGGATGCTTATGCTGCCTTTGCCATCATGGTTTCTAAGTTGGTGGATCTTTACCTTCTCACCCAttaa